A window of Cohnella herbarum contains these coding sequences:
- the cyoE gene encoding heme o synthase yields the protein MRTQTGQLSFDLSTNSFSKVLFDTIKIGIIKSNLIAMFAGLSMALFVNEIPFFDKIGSIALAFIGSSLVIGSAGAFNNLYDRDIDVIMERTKRRPTVTGRVSMTTGLVIGIGMAIVGLFVLYMASPLAALFGFLGLFLYVVPYTMWTKRRTVYNTEVGSLSGATPPLIGWAAISSDMMHPGIAALFLLMVIWQMPHFYAIAIRRMEEYRAANIPMLPVAKGIRRTYLQMNAYLVALIASSFLFWSFNPYIAITNALLSAAWLILSFVGYRRMQESGWARSMFIFSLNHITVVLLFVIGYSLLMPLF from the coding sequence ATGCGTACGCAAACCGGTCAATTGAGTTTCGACTTGTCAACGAACTCATTCTCGAAAGTATTATTCGATACGATAAAAATAGGTATCATTAAGTCTAATCTCATTGCGATGTTCGCGGGGCTTAGCATGGCATTGTTCGTCAATGAAATCCCGTTCTTCGATAAAATCGGAAGCATCGCGCTCGCGTTCATCGGTTCCTCTTTGGTGATCGGTTCCGCGGGAGCGTTCAATAATTTGTACGATCGGGATATCGATGTCATCATGGAACGAACGAAGAGGCGACCTACCGTAACCGGTCGTGTGAGCATGACTACCGGATTGGTCATCGGGATCGGGATGGCGATCGTCGGATTGTTCGTCCTGTACATGGCTTCGCCGCTTGCCGCGTTGTTCGGATTCCTCGGCCTGTTCCTCTATGTCGTCCCTTACACGATGTGGACGAAACGCAGAACGGTCTATAATACGGAAGTTGGGAGCTTATCGGGAGCGACACCGCCTCTTATCGGGTGGGCCGCAATCTCGTCCGATATGATGCATCCCGGTATCGCCGCTCTATTCTTGTTGATGGTGATCTGGCAAATGCCGCATTTCTACGCGATCGCGATTCGTCGTATGGAGGAATATCGCGCGGCTAACATTCCGATGTTGCCTGTCGCCAAAGGCATTCGGAGAACATACCTTCAGATGAACGCGTATCTCGTGGCGCTTATCGCCTCCAGCTTCTTGTTCTGGTCGTTTAACCCTTATATCGCCATAACGAACGCGTTGCTCAGCGCGGCATGGCTGATTCTGAGCTTCGTCGGATATCGCCGCATGCAAGAGAGCGGCTGGGCGAGATCGATGTTCATTTTCTCGTTGAATCACATTACGGTCGTTTTGCTGTTCGTTATCGGCTACTCGCTGCTCATGCCATTGTTCTAA
- the murA gene encoding UDP-N-acetylglucosamine 1-carboxyvinyltransferase gives MKRIVVQSSYPLRGSIAIPGSKNSSLALLAAACLADEPVILRGMPRISDLDVFFRIGEEIGIDFRRDADNDVLIDSRGIHSTEIDPVKASSFRTAYYFVGALLAKYGNVSLGYPGGDDFVSRPIDQHIKALEAMGARFTFHSDYYDVETSSLHGADIYYDTISSGATINAMLAAVRAKGKTVLRQAARDPEVVDTANMLVCMGAKIRGAGTDTIAIEGVPFLRGCDYTAIPDRLIAGSFLIAAGATGGSITINDVIPEHLGVSLSKLTEIGLGIETTDNSITAYRYGRLRATRVRTAMYPGFPTDLQQPLTALLTQASGRSIVADRIYPKRYQHVAQLNRMGADINVRSGVALIKGGRPLRGTLVHATDVRAGICLLIAGLAAEGVTSITGVGHIERGYENIVASFQSIGANIEMLEDNAGWNGISAIRG, from the coding sequence ATGAAACGAATCGTAGTTCAATCATCCTACCCGCTCAGAGGCTCGATCGCGATTCCGGGCTCCAAGAACAGCTCGCTTGCTTTGTTGGCGGCGGCCTGTCTCGCGGACGAGCCCGTCATATTGCGCGGAATGCCGCGAATATCCGATTTGGACGTGTTCTTCCGCATCGGTGAAGAGATCGGCATCGACTTCCGCCGCGACGCGGATAACGACGTGCTGATTGACTCGCGCGGCATTCATTCCACGGAGATCGATCCGGTTAAAGCTTCGAGCTTCCGCACGGCGTATTATTTCGTCGGCGCATTGCTCGCCAAATACGGTAACGTCAGCCTAGGATATCCCGGCGGCGACGACTTCGTGAGCCGTCCCATCGATCAGCATATTAAAGCGCTCGAAGCCATGGGCGCGAGGTTTACTTTCCATAGCGATTATTACGACGTAGAAACTTCGAGCCTTCATGGCGCGGATATTTACTACGATACGATATCTTCTGGAGCGACCATTAACGCAATGCTTGCCGCCGTCCGGGCGAAAGGGAAAACGGTATTGCGCCAAGCAGCCAGAGATCCGGAAGTCGTCGATACCGCCAATATGCTCGTCTGCATGGGAGCGAAAATCAGAGGAGCCGGCACCGACACGATCGCGATCGAAGGCGTACCCTTTTTGCGCGGCTGCGACTATACGGCGATACCGGATCGGCTGATCGCGGGTTCCTTCTTGATCGCGGCGGGGGCAACGGGAGGTTCAATTACGATTAACGACGTCATCCCGGAGCATCTTGGCGTAAGCCTCTCCAAACTAACCGAGATCGGCCTCGGCATCGAAACGACCGACAATTCCATCACCGCTTATCGATACGGTAGACTTAGGGCAACACGGGTAAGAACCGCTATGTATCCCGGTTTTCCGACCGATCTGCAGCAACCGCTGACCGCGCTGTTAACGCAAGCATCCGGCAGAAGCATCGTCGCCGACCGGATCTATCCGAAGCGGTACCAGCACGTTGCCCAATTGAACCGGATGGGGGCGGATATTAACGTTCGTTCCGGCGTCGCCCTTATTAAAGGCGGCAGGCCGTTGAGGGGAACGCTCGTCCATGCCACCGATGTTCGGGCGGGCATTTGCCTGCTCATCGCCGGATTGGCCGCCGAAGGGGTTACTTCCATCACGGGCGTAGGCCATATCGAGCGAGGTTACGAGAACATCGTCGCATCGTTCCAATCGATCGGTGCGAACATCGAAATGTTGGAGGACAATGCCGGCTGGAACGGAATTTCGGCGATAAGGGGCTAG
- a CDS encoding FHA domain-containing protein — translation MSLNSCLVVVRGFPYDEGSTLQIQRNSVILGRKDAEWEPDIGFENVYVSRKQASISYENGNYTVMDFDSKHGTEVNGIKLTPFVPSALRSSDVITFAKGMICLTFSTRMWEETMDFSPVTHASAASASDDYQLDPVRQLLVLQDLNYSFSDKEYKCLELLLRKERQFVGKEEIIRYVWPERYEEDEIPAASSEEINSLLYRIRKKTHPVISIENIRGKGYILTLSRFAEKYV, via the coding sequence ATGAGTCTCAATTCCTGTCTCGTGGTCGTACGAGGATTTCCATATGACGAAGGATCAACGCTTCAGATCCAACGTAACAGCGTTATTCTAGGAAGGAAAGACGCGGAATGGGAACCGGACATCGGATTCGAGAACGTCTACGTCTCCAGAAAACAGGCCTCCATCAGCTATGAGAACGGAAACTATACCGTCATGGACTTCGATAGTAAACACGGGACGGAAGTTAACGGAATAAAGCTAACTCCGTTCGTACCGTCCGCTCTCCGTTCGTCGGACGTCATCACCTTCGCCAAAGGGATGATCTGTCTGACCTTCTCCACGCGAATGTGGGAGGAGACGATGGACTTCTCGCCGGTGACCCATGCCTCCGCCGCCTCTGCCTCCGACGACTATCAATTGGATCCGGTTAGGCAGCTTCTCGTCCTGCAAGATCTAAACTATTCCTTCTCCGACAAGGAATACAAATGTCTGGAACTGCTCTTGCGCAAGGAGCGACAATTCGTCGGCAAGGAAGAGATCATTCGTTACGTGTGGCCGGAAAGATACGAAGAGGACGAGATTCCCGCCGCAAGCTCCGAGGAGATCAATTCTTTGCTCTACCGGATTCGCAAGAAGACGCATCCCGTCATCTCCATCGAAAATATTCGCGGCAAAGGCTATATTCTTACTCTTTCAAGGTTTGCTGAAAAATACGTTTAA
- the selD gene encoding selenide, water dikinase SelD → MQDTVKLTSLSSKGGCGCKIGPGDLQQVIQSLPKSEPNPNLLVGLDTSDDAGVYRLNDEMALVQTVDFFTPIVDDPYDFGRIAAANAISDIYAMGGKPLTVLNIVAFPITTLDKQVLADILRGAGDKVREAGATLVGGHSIDDKEPKFGLAVTGLIHPDRIRTNAGAKPGDKLILTKPIGVGILTTSIKKDQLSSDEIARLTEVMATLNKKAAEIMEPYDVNACTDVTGFGLIGHALEMARGSNVGLILNHRDVPLLPRVKELAENGFVPGGTKNNFLHVQDHVRFPEDMDQVSRWILCDAVTSGGLLISVNSEQAEKLLQEMKEAGVEASLIGEITTDHPSRIVVA, encoded by the coding sequence ATGCAAGATACAGTTAAATTGACTTCGCTTTCCAGTAAGGGCGGCTGCGGATGCAAAATCGGCCCCGGGGATCTGCAACAGGTGATTCAAAGCCTTCCTAAGTCCGAGCCTAACCCGAATCTACTGGTCGGTCTAGACACTAGCGATGACGCAGGCGTTTATCGTTTGAACGATGAAATGGCATTGGTACAAACCGTCGATTTCTTTACGCCGATCGTAGACGATCCTTACGATTTCGGACGAATCGCCGCGGCTAACGCGATCAGCGATATTTACGCGATGGGCGGCAAGCCCTTAACGGTATTGAACATAGTTGCTTTTCCGATTACGACTTTAGACAAACAAGTTCTTGCCGATATTTTGCGCGGAGCCGGAGATAAAGTCAGAGAAGCCGGAGCCACGCTCGTTGGAGGGCATTCCATTGACGACAAAGAACCGAAGTTCGGTCTCGCCGTTACCGGATTAATTCATCCGGACAGAATCCGCACGAATGCGGGAGCTAAGCCCGGCGACAAATTAATTCTGACCAAACCGATCGGCGTCGGCATATTGACGACCTCGATCAAGAAAGACCAATTATCCTCCGATGAGATCGCACGATTAACCGAAGTTATGGCTACGTTAAATAAGAAAGCCGCCGAAATTATGGAGCCTTACGATGTGAATGCTTGCACGGACGTGACCGGATTCGGATTAATCGGACATGCTTTGGAAATGGCCCGAGGAAGTAACGTAGGCTTAATCCTTAATCACCGGGATGTTCCGCTTCTTCCTCGCGTTAAGGAGTTGGCCGAGAACGGCTTCGTGCCGGGCGGCACGAAAAACAACTTTTTGCACGTACAAGACCATGTGCGGTTTCCTGAAGACATGGATCAGGTCAGTCGCTGGATCTTGTGCGATGCCGTTACTTCCGGCGGATTATTGATATCCGTCAACTCGGAACAAGCGGAGAAGCTACTCCAAGAAATGAAGGAAGCAGGCGTCGAAGCAAGCCTGATCGGTGAAATTACTACGGATCATCCTAGCCGAATCGTCGTTGCTTGA
- a CDS encoding penicillin-binding transpeptidase domain-containing protein: MKLRKGALACGLIVLVLFGCSNSADESTAVPKPNQNPTPIPSIVPSDRSESYLSEWQQLDFAGMYALLTPQSKDGMTEQQFAERYEKIYAGIEAKNIVITEIPREPRESQDAQNSQNAQSSQGAVNSEEKVRKFKYNVRMDTIAGPVEFQHQGTIRKMLESDEEKWLVQWEPSLIFPDMEEGDKVRVQTVDAPRGEIMDKFGNGLAVNGNVLQLGIVPGKLGETAEDVKASIANKLGIGINEINRKLGATWVKPDLFVPIALVSEDEIGDLPDLPGVVIQEKKLRVYPLGEAAAHLTGYVGEINAEQLEKRKAQGYEVGDSIGKAGLEQVLEDRLRGKDGILITITDDRGVRKSVLAESAAVPGTSFQLTIDSELQKKIYNEVKEDASSVAAVQPTTGEILALLSSPSYDPNAFVRGLSSGQYETWNNDPRHPFLNRFSKGYAPGSAFKIVTAAIGMDTKTLDSNEEKSIAGLTWAKDGSWGNYYVKRVHAVDPVDLTKALVYSDNIYFAQAALQVGKKKFVEEAAKFGIGEEIPIAYPLSKSQMANGDIRSDIQLADSGYGQGQVTMTSLHVALAFSAIVNEGNIAYPRLTIDDQANLPSIWKEQAMSQDTAAILKDDLVKAVSSPEGVGHGAYIQGASIAGKTGTAELKTSKGDDGQENGWFVGFNADDPRLLVAVMIEEVKGRGGSKYVTPKVKRIFQQTLKE; the protein is encoded by the coding sequence ATGAAGTTGCGTAAAGGAGCATTAGCCTGCGGTTTAATCGTTCTGGTATTGTTCGGATGCAGCAACTCGGCCGACGAATCGACGGCCGTGCCGAAACCGAACCAGAACCCGACGCCGATCCCGTCTATCGTTCCGTCCGATAGGAGCGAAAGCTACTTATCCGAATGGCAGCAGTTGGATTTCGCGGGAATGTACGCCTTACTGACCCCGCAATCGAAGGACGGAATGACCGAACAACAATTTGCCGAGCGCTACGAGAAAATTTACGCCGGAATCGAAGCCAAGAACATCGTCATTACCGAGATTCCTCGTGAACCGAGAGAATCGCAGGACGCGCAAAACTCGCAAAACGCGCAAAGTTCGCAAGGAGCAGTCAATTCCGAAGAAAAGGTACGCAAATTCAAATATAACGTACGAATGGATACGATTGCCGGACCGGTGGAATTCCAGCACCAAGGCACGATCCGCAAGATGCTAGAGAGCGATGAAGAGAAGTGGTTGGTGCAGTGGGAACCGTCGCTGATATTCCCGGATATGGAAGAAGGGGATAAAGTCCGGGTTCAAACCGTCGACGCGCCGCGAGGAGAGATCATGGACAAATTCGGCAACGGCCTTGCCGTTAACGGCAACGTGCTGCAACTTGGCATTGTTCCCGGCAAACTGGGCGAAACCGCGGAAGACGTTAAAGCTTCCATTGCGAATAAACTCGGCATCGGCATAAATGAAATTAACCGCAAGCTAGGCGCGACGTGGGTCAAGCCGGATCTTTTCGTGCCGATCGCTCTCGTGTCGGAAGACGAAATCGGAGACCTTCCGGATCTTCCCGGGGTCGTCATTCAGGAAAAGAAACTACGCGTCTATCCGCTGGGAGAAGCCGCTGCCCATTTAACCGGGTATGTCGGAGAGATTAACGCGGAACAATTGGAGAAACGGAAGGCGCAGGGTTACGAGGTTGGCGATTCCATCGGCAAAGCCGGCTTGGAGCAAGTATTAGAAGATCGACTGAGAGGGAAAGACGGCATCTTGATCACGATTACGGACGATAGGGGCGTTCGTAAGTCCGTGCTTGCCGAATCGGCGGCGGTTCCGGGTACCTCTTTTCAATTAACGATCGATTCGGAATTGCAAAAGAAGATCTATAACGAAGTCAAGGAAGACGCGTCTTCCGTCGCGGCCGTTCAGCCGACCACGGGAGAAATATTGGCTCTGCTCAGCAGTCCGTCCTATGATCCGAACGCTTTCGTGCGCGGCTTATCCAGCGGGCAATACGAGACGTGGAATAACGACCCTCGCCATCCTTTCCTGAATCGTTTCTCGAAAGGGTATGCGCCGGGCTCCGCTTTCAAGATCGTTACCGCCGCGATCGGAATGGACACCAAAACTTTGGATTCGAACGAAGAGAAATCCATAGCCGGTCTGACTTGGGCCAAAGACGGATCTTGGGGCAACTATTACGTGAAGCGGGTACACGCCGTTGATCCGGTCGATCTCACGAAGGCGCTCGTCTATTCGGACAATATCTATTTCGCTCAAGCGGCGTTACAAGTCGGGAAAAAGAAATTCGTCGAAGAGGCGGCCAAGTTCGGAATCGGCGAAGAGATTCCGATCGCTTATCCGCTTAGTAAGTCGCAGATGGCGAACGGGGATATCCGAAGCGACATTCAGCTCGCGGATTCCGGTTACGGGCAAGGGCAGGTGACGATGACGTCGCTTCACGTCGCGCTTGCTTTCTCGGCGATCGTGAACGAGGGGAATATCGCGTATCCGAGGTTGACGATAGACGATCAAGCGAATCTGCCGTCTATCTGGAAGGAGCAAGCGATGTCCCAGGATACGGCCGCGATCTTGAAAGACGATCTCGTCAAAGCCGTCAGCAGCCCCGAAGGCGTCGGACACGGAGCCTATATTCAGGGCGCTTCTATCGCCGGCAAGACGGGAACTGCGGAGCTTAAAACAAGCAAAGGCGACGACGGTCAAGAGAATGGCTGGTTCGTAGGGTTCAACGCGGACGATCCGCGGCTGCTGGTCGCCGTCATGATCGAGGAAGTCAAAGGGCGCGGAGGAAGTAAGTACGTCACGCCGAAGGTTAAACGTATTTTTCAGCAAACCTTGAAAGAGTAA
- a CDS encoding NIPSNAP family protein has product MFFRRKYYVVSNDFVEVFNRHFMENNLPNQLKHGSRLVGRWMAPHSETTTEIFAIWEYDSKERYEEIERNVRNPEQAKRVNAWYDSQGGRERVYKECIFHVNDSEIISTL; this is encoded by the coding sequence ATGTTTTTTAGAAGGAAGTATTATGTAGTCAGCAATGATTTCGTGGAAGTGTTTAACAGGCATTTCATGGAAAACAACTTACCGAATCAATTGAAACATGGTTCTAGATTAGTCGGGAGATGGATGGCTCCGCATTCGGAGACAACAACTGAGATTTTTGCAATATGGGAATATGATAGTAAAGAACGATATGAAGAAATCGAACGAAATGTTCGAAACCCTGAACAAGCGAAAAGGGTCAATGCTTGGTATGATAGTCAAGGCGGTAGAGAGAGAGTATATAAAGAATGCATATTTCATGTGAATGATTCAGAGATCATTTCGACCTTGTAA
- a CDS encoding toxic anion resistance protein: MSFTMEVASPEEIKSVIEQEVKPMPEELAKLKETADLNVATIMAMDIESMEKRKEILQSIDAFGLQTMKSSSDKNSLLQISVGNLSKTGDEGGQVAKGLSELHTQLKDLDPSLVDFAKRGFLGKLFNPLRAYFIKYEKADSVIADIVVSLDKGKTTLKNDNTTLEIEQQTLRELTKKLQKEIQLGAMMDESIEQQIEEAKQRNEDPDKIRFITEEVLFPLRQRMMDLQQMLVVNQQGIMAIEVVIRNNKELIRGVDRAKNVTISALKISVTVASALYNQKIVLQKIQLLNQTTNDLIAGTSRMLKEQGTEIHKQSLETSISVDTLKQAFTDVLSALDSISTYKQEALPKMRDTINQFRELADQGEKQIQRLEKGHKLGI, encoded by the coding sequence ATGTCGTTCACAATGGAAGTCGCTAGTCCGGAAGAGATTAAGTCGGTCATTGAACAAGAGGTAAAGCCTATGCCGGAGGAACTCGCTAAACTGAAAGAGACGGCGGATTTAAACGTAGCGACGATAATGGCCATGGATATCGAGTCGATGGAGAAGCGGAAGGAAATTCTGCAATCGATCGACGCTTTCGGCCTTCAAACGATGAAATCGTCTTCGGACAAAAATTCGCTGCTGCAGATTTCGGTCGGTAATCTCTCCAAGACGGGAGACGAGGGCGGGCAAGTAGCTAAGGGGCTTTCCGAGTTGCATACGCAACTGAAGGATTTAGACCCAAGCCTAGTGGACTTTGCCAAGAGAGGTTTCCTGGGTAAGCTGTTCAATCCACTGCGTGCTTATTTTATCAAATATGAGAAAGCAGACAGCGTCATTGCGGATATCGTCGTTTCGTTGGATAAGGGAAAAACAACGCTCAAGAATGACAACACCACGCTCGAGATCGAGCAACAGACGCTCCGGGAATTGACCAAGAAGCTTCAGAAGGAAATACAGCTCGGGGCCATGATGGACGAATCGATCGAGCAGCAGATCGAGGAGGCCAAACAGCGTAACGAAGATCCCGATAAGATTCGGTTCATTACCGAGGAAGTTCTGTTTCCCCTCCGCCAGCGCATGATGGATTTGCAGCAAATGTTAGTCGTGAATCAGCAAGGGATCATGGCCATCGAAGTGGTCATCCGCAACAATAAGGAACTGATCCGCGGGGTAGACAGGGCGAAGAACGTAACGATCTCGGCATTGAAGATATCCGTTACCGTCGCTAGCGCTCTCTATAATCAGAAAATCGTTCTGCAGAAAATCCAGTTGCTAAACCAAACCACGAACGACTTGATCGCGGGCACGTCCAGAATGTTGAAGGAGCAGGGAACCGAAATTCATAAGCAATCGCTAGAAACGAGCATTTCCGTGGATACGCTGAAGCAGGCGTTTACCGACGTATTGTCGGCATTGGATTCGATTAGCACTTACAAACAGGAAGCTCTGCCTAAGATGCGGGATACGATTAATCAGTTCAGGGAGTTAGCCGACCAAGGAGAGAAGCAGATTCAGCGATTGGAAAAGGGGCATAAGTTGGGGATTTAG
- a CDS encoding vWA domain-containing protein: MANSRKFLLLAGLVLVLVFALVYYGVNLTSDLGKSKSQVTTEDAGKKLSKLYSKISVTSAEPVKGQIDLDPVDVAASLPDISKYPITVNNTTDQFVEIFSSTEKSGTGVDGWLTEVATEFNKANIDVNGMTASVLVRNIASGTATDYIKSGKYVPDAFTPSNELWGEMIKSSGVPTVMISKRLVGNVPGIVISKAKYDALVEKYGSVNVKTVTEAIANNEFSMGYTDPFASSTGINFLLTALDSFDSSDILSEKAVLGFQQFQANVPFIASTTIQMRDAAKSGRLDGFVLEYQTYVNAEDLKSGYVFTPFGVRHDSPLYALGQLPQEKLDILKKFAEFVLQDKYQSFAKDKGFNQLEDYKPELAAVDGSLLSSAQKLWKEKKNGSHPIAAVFVTDVSGSMDGEPLNRLKESLLKGQKYLGKDNSIGLVSYSSDVTINLPIAKFDTLQQSMFVGAVNSLQSGGGTATFDGIVVALKLLQDELKINPNQKPVIFVLSDGETNEGYSLNDIKELVQTYKIPIYTIGYNANIKALQSISSINEAASINADTDDVVYKIGNLFNVQM; encoded by the coding sequence GTGGCTAATTCGCGTAAGTTTTTACTGTTGGCAGGACTGGTTTTGGTTTTGGTGTTCGCGCTTGTGTATTACGGGGTGAATCTGACCTCCGACTTAGGGAAGTCCAAATCGCAAGTCACCACGGAGGACGCCGGTAAGAAATTAAGCAAGCTATATTCGAAAATATCCGTAACTTCCGCGGAGCCGGTCAAGGGGCAGATCGATCTGGATCCCGTCGACGTCGCGGCCTCGTTGCCGGATATATCCAAGTATCCGATAACCGTAAACAACACGACGGATCAGTTCGTTGAAATTTTCTCCTCTACGGAAAAGTCGGGAACCGGCGTAGACGGTTGGTTAACCGAGGTCGCGACCGAGTTTAACAAAGCCAATATCGACGTGAACGGGATGACCGCATCCGTTCTCGTACGGAATATCGCTTCCGGAACGGCGACCGATTACATCAAATCCGGGAAATACGTTCCCGACGCCTTCACGCCTTCCAATGAACTGTGGGGCGAGATGATAAAGTCGAGCGGAGTCCCGACGGTAATGATATCCAAGCGACTAGTCGGGAATGTGCCGGGTATCGTCATATCCAAAGCGAAGTACGATGCATTGGTGGAGAAGTATGGCTCCGTTAACGTCAAAACCGTAACGGAAGCGATAGCGAACAACGAATTTTCGATGGGATATACGGACCCTTTCGCCAGTTCGACGGGGATCAACTTCCTCCTTACGGCTCTCGATTCGTTCGATAGCTCTGACATCTTAAGCGAGAAAGCGGTTCTAGGGTTCCAGCAATTTCAAGCGAACGTTCCCTTCATAGCTTCGACGACCATTCAGATGCGAGACGCGGCCAAGTCCGGAAGGTTGGACGGTTTCGTGTTGGAATACCAGACCTACGTCAACGCGGAGGATTTGAAGAGCGGATACGTGTTCACGCCATTCGGAGTGAGGCATGACAGTCCGTTGTATGCGTTAGGTCAGCTCCCCCAAGAAAAGCTAGACATCCTTAAGAAGTTCGCGGAATTCGTTTTGCAAGATAAATATCAAAGCTTTGCCAAGGACAAAGGTTTTAATCAGCTTGAAGACTACAAGCCGGAACTGGCGGCGGTCGATGGAAGCTTGCTGTCTTCCGCGCAGAAGCTGTGGAAAGAGAAGAAAAACGGCAGCCACCCGATTGCGGCCGTGTTCGTAACGGACGTGTCGGGCAGCATGGACGGCGAACCGTTGAACCGGCTTAAGGAATCGTTGCTGAAAGGACAGAAATATTTGGGGAAAGACAACAGCATCGGTCTCGTCTCCTATTCCAGCGACGTTACCATTAACTTGCCTATAGCGAAGTTTGATACGTTGCAGCAGTCGATGTTCGTCGGCGCGGTGAACAGCCTGCAATCCGGCGGAGGGACGGCTACTTTCGATGGAATCGTCGTTGCGTTAAAGCTGCTTCAGGACGAGTTGAAGATTAATCCGAATCAGAAGCCGGTTATTTTTGTCCTGAGCGACGGGGAGACGAACGAAGGGTATTCGCTTAACGATATTAAGGAGTTAGTCCAGACCTACAAGATCCCTATCTATACGATCGGATACAATGCGAACATCAAGGCTCTTCAGAGCATTTCGAGCATTAACGAAGCAGCTAGCATCAATGCGGATACGGATGATGTCGTCTACAAGATCGGCAATTTGTTTAACGTTCAAATGTAA
- the mnmH gene encoding tRNA 2-selenouridine(34) synthase MnmH, with protein sequence MLQDLTLEEWASLRNTKELTLIDVRSPSEFEEATIPGSLNIPIFDDAERAEIGTLYKQTSIQAAKERGLEIVSAKLPSFVRSFGRIPGKKAVFCWRGGMRSRTTATLLSLMDIRVYRLIGGYKAYRKWVIDSLESIPFESPAFILQGLTGCGKTAVLSALQEQGAAVLDLERLAGHRGSIFGHIGLKAHNQKTFDSLLLDEMLHIHNAPYVIFEAESKRIGKVVLPDFLMRKKEEGTQILLELPLKARVDQILKDYRPWENHDACLLAFHKIKSRIHTPIAAEIEQSLKDSKYDRAVELLLEYYYDPRYEHSFDQYEPMNKAVIQADSVDEAIQAVEAVISNKQRAAEDQRAH encoded by the coding sequence ATGTTGCAAGATTTAACGTTAGAAGAATGGGCTTCGTTACGCAATACCAAAGAGCTTACATTAATCGATGTCCGTTCCCCTTCCGAATTCGAAGAAGCTACGATACCGGGCAGCCTGAATATTCCGATCTTCGACGACGCGGAACGCGCCGAGATCGGAACGCTGTATAAACAGACGAGCATTCAGGCCGCGAAGGAGAGGGGGCTAGAGATCGTCTCCGCCAAGTTGCCTTCATTCGTGAGGAGTTTCGGGCGAATCCCCGGGAAAAAAGCGGTTTTCTGTTGGCGCGGAGGGATGCGGAGCCGGACGACGGCGACACTCTTATCCTTGATGGACATTCGCGTATACCGATTAATCGGGGGATACAAGGCTTATCGCAAATGGGTGATCGACTCCCTGGAGTCGATTCCGTTCGAATCGCCTGCCTTTATCCTTCAAGGACTTACGGGATGCGGTAAAACCGCCGTGTTAAGCGCATTGCAAGAGCAAGGGGCGGCAGTGTTGGACTTGGAACGGCTAGCGGGACATCGCGGATCCATTTTCGGACATATCGGCTTGAAGGCTCATAACCAGAAGACGTTCGATTCCTTGCTCTTGGATGAAATGCTGCATATCCACAATGCTCCTTACGTGATTTTCGAAGCGGAAAGCAAACGAATCGGCAAAGTCGTGCTTCCCGATTTCCTCATGCGCAAGAAGGAAGAAGGAACGCAGATTTTACTTGAGCTTCCGTTGAAGGCGCGGGTCGATCAGATTCTTAAAGACTATCGGCCATGGGAAAATCACGATGCGTGCCTGTTGGCGTTTCATAAGATCAAATCCCGGATCCATACGCCCATTGCGGCTGAAATCGAGCAGAGCCTGAAGGATAGTAAGTATGACCGGGCGGTGGAACTGCTTCTCGAATATTACTATGATCCTCGTTACGAGCATTCCTTCGATCAGTACGAACCGATGAATAAAGCGGTTATTCAGGCCGATTCGGTGGACGAGGCTATTCAAGCCGTGGAAGCGGTCATATCCAACAAACAAAGAGCAGCAGAAGATCAGCGTGCCCATTAA